A single genomic interval of uncultured Desulfobulbus sp. harbors:
- a CDS encoding class I SAM-dependent methyltransferase — translation MQWSSSHKIGLINESEKKIYPVKKSFILDNRFRRWVHNPRKILGRYIKEGMTVLDIGCGPGFFSLDIAGMVGESGQVIACDNQQGMLHKIQAKIHGTELERRITLHQCQGSSLDVVGQVDFVLAFYMVHEVSNKFGFFQDIRSILNKYGHLFVVEPAFHVSTDAFEESIRMAIKIGLMFAGCRHILVQCRRKYHAISM, via the coding sequence ATGCAGTGGTCATCATCGCACAAGATCGGATTGATCAACGAGAGCGAGAAGAAAATATACCCGGTCAAAAAATCCTTTATTCTTGATAACAGGTTCCGCAGGTGGGTGCACAATCCCCGGAAAATACTTGGGCGCTACATAAAGGAGGGGATGACCGTCTTGGACATCGGATGTGGGCCAGGTTTTTTCTCTCTTGATATCGCGGGAATGGTTGGGGAATCAGGGCAAGTCATTGCCTGTGATAATCAGCAGGGAATGCTTCATAAAATACAAGCGAAAATACATGGGACTGAACTTGAGCGACGTATCACATTGCATCAATGTCAAGGAAGCAGCTTGGATGTCGTAGGTCAGGTTGATTTTGTGCTTGCATTTTACATGGTTCATGAAGTTTCCAATAAATTTGGTTTCTTTCAAGACATTAGGTCAATATTGAACAAATATGGGCATTTATTTGTTGTTGAACCCGCATTTCATGTTTCCACGGATGCCTTTGAAGAAAGTATAAGGATGGCCATAAAGATTGGACTTATGTTTGCGGGTTGTAGGCACATTTTAGTGCAGTGCCGGAGAAAATATCACGCAATTTCAATGTGA